In Syngnathus scovelli strain Florida chromosome 11, RoL_Ssco_1.2, whole genome shotgun sequence, one DNA window encodes the following:
- the LOC125977783 gene encoding SAM pointed domain-containing Ets transcription factor — protein sequence MSNSIGSLAEITVYGSRIGMPEDSLTILERNRDSGEEWDLVEAKTSNMPGLYLPCFDMLATEDAAWLVKVSEASPNVTRMDAHRDEPEQCPVIDSQGQGLSPGMDGTEDERSLEQVQSMVVGEVLKDIETACKLLNITPDPMEWNVGNVQKWLLWTEHLYRLPHAGRTFQELTGKDLCAMSEEDFRQRSPQCGDTLHAHLDIWKSTAWMKERCTVGDNKSPGPEELWSEADSSCSGQPIHLWQFLRELLLKPHNYGRCIRWLNKDKGIFKIEDSAHVARLWGLRKNRPAMNYDKLSRSIRQYYKKGIIRKPDVSQRLVYQFVHPV from the exons ATGTCAAATTCCATCGGAAGTTTAGCGGAAATTACAGTTTATGGATCCCGGATCGGAATGCCAGAGGACTCCCTAACCATCTTGGAACGAAACAGGGATTCCGGAGAAGAGTGGGACCTGGTGGAGGCCAAGACGAGCAACATGCCGGGCCTCTACCTGCCCTGCTTTGACATGCTAGCCACGGAGGATGCCGCTTGGCTAGTCAAGGTGTCTGAGGCCTCCCCAAACGTGACTCGCATGGATGCGCACCGAGATGAGCCGGAGCAATGCCCCGTCATCGACAGCCAGGGGCAGGGACTCTCCCCAGGGATGGACGGCACTGAGGACGAGCGCTCTCTGGAGCAAGTGCAGAGCATGGTGGTGGGCGAGGTGCTCAAGGACATCGAGACAGCCTGCAAACTGCTCAACATCACGCCAG ACCCGATGGAGTGGAACGTTGGTAACGTTCAGAAGTGGCTACTGTGGACGGAGCACCTGTACCGGCTTCCTCACGCGGGGAggaccttccaggagctgacagGAAAGGACCTGTGCGCCATGAGCGAGGAGGATTTCCGCCAGCGCTCGCCGCAGTGCGGGGACACGTTGCACGCGCACCTGGACATATGGAAGTCGA CTGCCTGGATGAAAGAGAGGTGCACAGTTGGAGACAACAAAAGTCCAG GTCCTGAGGAGCTTTGGTCCGAGGCAGATTCTTCCTGTTCGGGTCAACCAATCCACTTGTGGCAATTCCTTCGGGAACTTCTGCTCAAACCTCACAACTACGGACGCTGCATCCGCTGGCTCAACAAAGACAAAG GTATTTTTAAGATCGAGGATTCGGCCCACGTGGCTCGACTGTGGGGTCTGAGGAAGAACCGGCCGGCCATGAACTACGACAAGCTGAGCCGTTCCATCCGGCAGTACTACAAGAAGGGCATTATCCGCAAACCGGACGTCTCTCAGAGGCTCGTGTACCAGTTTGTGCACCCCGTGTGA